A genome region from Streptomyces sp. NBC_01296 includes the following:
- a CDS encoding DAK2 domain-containing protein, with translation MPHEPQPQPPDELDADAVRTWSSLAVAALGRAREDIDAINVYPVADADTGTNLYLTAESADRALAAALGTAPADVSETTGPGPDAGSRTPSLSQAVRAYAHGALIGARGNSGTILAQLLRGVADVLGDEPGDRGPGRLLAQALTRAAEEAYRAVAHPVEGTMLTVAAAAATAGEAAGAAAGTAADVARAAYDAARAALADTPGQLAELGRAGVVDAGGCGLVAVLGALWQALSGQEPAAEAVRGRAVPVPQPPQPCEAEEQGGPAYEVIYLLEAAEPAVGELRERLDGLGDSLVVVGGDGLWNVHVHVDDPGAAVEAGVIAGRPYRIRITHFGDERRRARGERVQRAVVAVVPGEGLAGLCGEAGATTVLARPGEAPDAAALVDAIRRAHAREVVLLPGGADQRAAAAAAAERARADGVRVAVIPTRSAVQGLAALAVHDPDGSFDEDVVAMTAAAGATRYAELAVAERQSFTSAGICQAGDVLGLIDGDVAVIGSGLTETAEAVLERMLGSGGELVTLVLGPEVPDTLAERLEAYVQHGHLAVDTVTYRGGRYSAPLLIGVE, from the coding sequence GTGCCGCACGAGCCGCAGCCGCAGCCCCCCGACGAGCTCGACGCCGACGCGGTGCGCACCTGGAGCTCGCTGGCCGTGGCCGCACTGGGCCGGGCCCGCGAGGACATCGACGCGATCAACGTCTACCCGGTCGCGGACGCGGACACCGGAACCAACCTCTACCTGACCGCCGAATCGGCGGACCGCGCACTGGCCGCGGCCCTCGGGACGGCGCCCGCGGACGTGAGCGAGACCACAGGGCCCGGACCGGACGCCGGGTCCCGGACCCCCTCCCTCTCCCAGGCCGTACGGGCCTACGCGCACGGCGCCCTCATAGGCGCCCGGGGGAACTCCGGGACGATCCTGGCGCAGCTGCTGCGCGGAGTGGCCGACGTACTGGGCGACGAGCCCGGCGACCGCGGGCCGGGCCGGCTGCTGGCCCAGGCGCTGACCCGGGCCGCCGAGGAGGCGTACCGGGCGGTCGCGCACCCGGTGGAGGGCACGATGCTCACCGTCGCCGCCGCGGCGGCGACGGCCGGCGAGGCGGCCGGCGCGGCCGCCGGAACCGCCGCGGACGTGGCCCGGGCCGCCTACGACGCGGCCCGCGCGGCCCTGGCGGACACCCCGGGGCAGCTGGCCGAGCTGGGCCGGGCCGGGGTGGTCGACGCCGGGGGCTGCGGGCTGGTCGCCGTACTCGGGGCGCTGTGGCAGGCGCTGTCCGGCCAGGAGCCCGCCGCCGAGGCCGTCCGCGGCCGGGCCGTGCCCGTACCGCAGCCGCCGCAGCCTTGCGAGGCCGAGGAGCAGGGCGGGCCCGCGTACGAGGTGATCTACCTGCTGGAGGCCGCCGAACCGGCCGTGGGCGAGCTGCGCGAGCGCCTCGACGGGCTCGGGGACTCCCTGGTGGTGGTCGGCGGCGACGGGCTGTGGAACGTGCACGTCCACGTCGACGACCCCGGCGCCGCCGTGGAGGCCGGCGTGATCGCGGGGCGGCCGTACCGGATCCGCATCACCCACTTCGGCGACGAGCGGCGCCGGGCGCGCGGAGAACGCGTCCAGCGGGCCGTGGTCGCCGTGGTCCCGGGCGAGGGGCTGGCCGGGCTGTGCGGGGAGGCGGGCGCGACGACCGTGCTCGCCCGCCCCGGAGAGGCTCCGGACGCGGCCGCACTCGTCGATGCCATCCGCCGGGCACACGCCCGCGAGGTGGTGCTGCTGCCCGGCGGCGCCGACCAGCGCGCGGCCGCGGCCGCCGCCGCCGAGCGGGCCCGCGCCGACGGCGTACGGGTGGCGGTGATCCCCACCCGGTCCGCGGTACAGGGCCTGGCCGCCCTCGCCGTGCACGACCCGGACGGCAGCTTCGACGAGGACGTCGTCGCCATGACCGCGGCGGCCGGCGCCACCCGCTACGCGGAACTCGCCGTCGCCGAACGGCAGTCCTTCACCTCCGCCGGCATCTGCCAGGCCGGGGACGTGCTCGGGCTCATCGACGGCGACGTCGCCGTCATCGGCTCCGGCCTCACCGAGACCGCCGAGGCGGTCCTGGAGCGGATGCTGGGCTCCGGCGGCGAACTCGTCACCCTGGTCCTGGGACCGGAGGTGCCGGACACCCTCGCCGAGCGCCTGGAGGCGTACGTACAGCACGGACACCTGGCGGTGGACACCGTCACCTACCGCGGCGGCCGGTACTCGGCGCCCCTCCTCATCGGGGTCGAATAG
- the rpmB gene encoding 50S ribosomal protein L28: protein MAANCDVCAKGPSFGNSISHSHRRTSRRWNPNIQRVRAMVSGTPKRLNVCTSCIKAGKVSR, encoded by the coding sequence GTGGCTGCCAACTGCGACGTTTGCGCCAAGGGGCCGAGCTTCGGCAACAGCATCTCCCACTCGCACCGCCGCACCTCGCGTCGCTGGAACCCGAACATCCAGCGCGTTCGTGCCATGGTCAGTGGGACGCCGAAGCGCCTCAACGTCTGCACCTCGTGCATCAAGGCCGGCAAGGTCTCGCGCTGA
- the thiD gene encoding bifunctional hydroxymethylpyrimidine kinase/phosphomethylpyrimidine kinase has product MTDAPPLCLTVAGSDSGGGAGIQADLKTMLALGVHGMSVVTAVTAQNSLGVQGVWELPAEAVKAQYRAVVDDIGVQAVKTGMLSSAALVETVAELLAATSAPAVVDPVGVSKHGDALLAESALDAVRKELLPRATVATPNLDEVAQLTGVVVESEDDMRRAADAVLSYGPEWALIKGGHLAAHGNEAADLLTDGETQLWLRAPRHDNRHTHGTGCTLASAIAAGLAKGQDVPQAVMEAKEYVTGAIAAGFALGGGIGPVDHAWQWHR; this is encoded by the coding sequence ATGACCGACGCGCCACCGCTGTGCCTGACCGTCGCCGGATCCGACTCCGGCGGTGGCGCCGGGATCCAGGCCGACCTCAAGACCATGCTGGCACTCGGCGTGCACGGGATGAGCGTGGTGACCGCCGTGACCGCGCAGAACTCCCTCGGGGTCCAGGGAGTCTGGGAGCTGCCCGCCGAGGCCGTGAAGGCCCAGTACCGGGCCGTCGTGGACGACATCGGCGTACAGGCGGTCAAGACCGGGATGCTGTCCTCGGCCGCGCTGGTGGAGACGGTGGCCGAGCTGCTCGCCGCCACCTCCGCGCCCGCCGTCGTGGACCCCGTCGGGGTCTCCAAGCACGGGGACGCGCTGCTCGCCGAGTCGGCGCTGGACGCCGTACGCAAGGAGCTGCTGCCGCGGGCCACCGTGGCCACGCCGAACCTGGACGAGGTGGCGCAGCTCACGGGCGTGGTGGTGGAGAGCGAGGACGACATGCGGCGGGCCGCCGACGCGGTCCTCTCGTACGGGCCCGAGTGGGCGCTGATCAAGGGCGGGCACCTGGCGGCCCACGGGAACGAGGCCGCCGACCTGCTGACCGACGGCGAGACGCAGCTGTGGCTGCGGGCGCCGCGCCACGACAACCGGCACACCCACGGCACCGGCTGCACCCTCGCCAGTGCGATAGCCGCCGGGCTCGCCAAGGGCCAGGACGTGCCGCAGGCGGTCATGGAGGCCAAGGAGTACGTGACCGGCGCCATCGCGGCCGGCTTCGCGCTCGGCGGCGGCATCGGCCCGGTGGACCACGCCTGGCAGTGGCACCGCTGA
- a CDS encoding thiamine-phosphate kinase has translation MKGTVGELGEFGLIRELTSRLTTTPAVRLGPGDDAAVVSAPDRRVVASTDILLEGRHFRRDWSTAYDVGRKAAAQNLADIAAMGAVPTALLLGLVVPAELPVTWPTELMDGLRDECQVAGAAVVGGDVVRGDTITVAITALGDLRNHEPVLRSGAQPGDVVAVTGWLGWSAAGFAVLSRGFRSPRAFVEAHRRPEPPYHAGPAAAGLGATAMTDVSDGLIADLGHIAEASKVRIDLRSAAVDIPTQMHDIGQAVGVDPLQWVLTGGEDHAIVATFPPDVKLPARWKVIGEVLNRSALPQVTVDGAPWTSTGGWDHFGSDPSTEETPR, from the coding sequence ATGAAGGGCACTGTGGGCGAGCTGGGGGAGTTCGGGCTCATTCGAGAGCTCACCTCACGGCTCACCACCACCCCGGCGGTCCGGCTCGGACCGGGCGACGACGCCGCGGTCGTGTCGGCCCCCGACCGGCGCGTCGTGGCGAGCACCGACATCCTGCTCGAGGGCAGGCACTTCCGGCGCGACTGGTCCACGGCCTACGACGTCGGCCGCAAGGCCGCCGCACAGAACCTCGCCGACATCGCCGCCATGGGCGCGGTGCCGACCGCACTGCTGCTCGGCCTGGTCGTCCCGGCCGAGCTGCCGGTCACCTGGCCCACCGAGCTGATGGACGGGCTGCGCGACGAGTGCCAGGTCGCCGGCGCGGCCGTGGTCGGCGGCGACGTCGTCCGCGGGGACACCATCACCGTCGCCATCACCGCCCTCGGCGACCTGCGCAACCACGAGCCCGTGCTGCGCTCCGGCGCCCAGCCCGGCGACGTGGTGGCCGTCACGGGCTGGCTGGGCTGGTCCGCGGCCGGATTCGCCGTGCTCTCGCGCGGCTTCCGCTCCCCGCGGGCCTTCGTCGAGGCGCACCGGCGCCCCGAGCCCCCGTACCACGCGGGCCCCGCCGCCGCCGGGCTCGGCGCCACCGCCATGACCGACGTCAGCGACGGCCTGATCGCCGACCTCGGGCACATCGCGGAGGCCAGCAAGGTACGGATCGACCTGCGTTCGGCAGCCGTCGACATCCCGACCCAGATGCACGACATCGGGCAGGCCGTCGGGGTCGACCCCTTGCAGTGGGTGCTCACCGGGGGAGAAGATCACGCCATCGTGGCGACCTTCCCGCCCGACGTGAAACTGCCGGCCCGCTGGAAGGTCATCGGTGAGGTGCTGAACCGGTCCGCGCTGCCCCAGGTGACCGTGGACGGCGCTCCCTGGACGAGCACCGGCGGGTGGGACCACTTCGGCTCCGACCCGTCCACCGAGGAGACCCCCAGATGA
- a CDS encoding Lrp/AsnC ligand binding domain-containing protein codes for MVQAYILIQTEVGKASSVAESISQIAGVIQAEDVTGPYDVIVRAQADTVDELGRMVVAKVQRVEGITRTLTCPVVHL; via the coding sequence GTGGTACAGGCGTACATCCTTATCCAGACCGAGGTGGGCAAGGCGTCGTCCGTCGCCGAGTCCATCAGCCAGATCGCGGGGGTGATCCAGGCCGAGGACGTGACGGGGCCGTACGACGTGATCGTGCGCGCCCAGGCCGACACCGTGGACGAGCTCGGCCGCATGGTCGTCGCCAAGGTGCAGCGGGTGGAGGGCATCACCCGCACCCTGACCTGCCCGGTGGTCCATCTGTAG
- a CDS encoding DUF3515 domain-containing protein — MSLHRRPLRVPALSVLAAVLALAGCTPGDSVARVDPPPTPPADVAGFCAALHKELPETVAGLARAEAAPESDLTAAWGGSAIVLRCGIPKPPEMADEKLGGVEVDGVRWLLKPVPDSAGGGFRFITGMRLAYTEVRVDKEHATDAGMLVGLSGVVARTVPEGISSY; from the coding sequence ATGTCCCTCCACCGCCGGCCCCTCCGTGTGCCCGCCCTGTCCGTACTGGCCGCCGTACTGGCCCTCGCGGGCTGTACCCCGGGTGACTCCGTTGCCCGGGTGGACCCGCCGCCCACGCCGCCCGCCGACGTCGCGGGGTTCTGTGCAGCACTGCACAAGGAACTCCCGGAGACGGTGGCCGGCCTGGCGCGGGCCGAGGCCGCGCCGGAGTCGGATCTGACCGCCGCGTGGGGCGGCTCGGCGATCGTACTGCGGTGCGGTATCCCCAAGCCCCCCGAGATGGCGGACGAAAAGCTGGGCGGCGTCGAGGTCGACGGCGTCCGGTGGCTGCTGAAGCCCGTCCCCGACAGTGCCGGCGGCGGGTTCCGGTTCATCACCGGGATGCGGCTGGCGTACACCGAGGTCCGGGTCGACAAGGAGCATGCCACGGATGCGGGCATGCTGGTCGGTCTGTCCGGCGTGGTGGCCAGGACCGTCCCCGAGGGCATCTCGTCGTATTGA
- a CDS encoding D-alanine--D-alanine ligase family protein gives MSSENLPQTPEQQGRKPRVAVVFGGRSSEHAISVVTAGAVLRSIDRSKYEVLPIGITTDGRWALTADEPARMAIADRKLPSVEELADSEDGAVVLSVDPANREVVYTEPGAVPKALGEVDVVFPMLHGPYGEDGTLQGLLELSGIPYVGSGVLASAVGQDKEYMKRVFTSFGLPVGPYVTIRPREWEADRDAAKARILDFAGEHGWPLFIKPARAGSSIGITKVDEVSGLDEAIREAHRHDPKIIVEALLRGREIECGVLEFDDGPRASMPAEIPPVSSHDFYDFEAKYIDSASGIVPAPLTPEQTAEVQRLAIEAFDAASCEGLVRADFFLTEDGTFVINEINTMPGFTPISMYPRMWQESGIEYPELVDRLIQAALRRSTGLR, from the coding sequence ATGAGCAGCGAGAACCTCCCCCAGACCCCTGAGCAGCAGGGCCGCAAGCCCCGCGTGGCCGTCGTGTTCGGCGGCCGCAGCTCGGAACACGCCATCTCGGTCGTCACGGCGGGCGCCGTGCTGCGCTCCATCGACCGGTCCAAGTACGAGGTGCTGCCCATCGGCATCACCACGGACGGCCGGTGGGCGCTGACCGCCGACGAGCCCGCGCGGATGGCCATCGCCGACCGCAAGCTCCCGAGCGTCGAGGAGCTGGCGGACTCCGAGGACGGCGCCGTCGTGCTCTCCGTCGACCCGGCCAACCGCGAGGTCGTCTACACCGAGCCGGGAGCCGTCCCCAAGGCCCTGGGCGAAGTCGACGTCGTCTTCCCGATGCTGCACGGCCCGTACGGCGAGGACGGCACCCTGCAGGGCCTCCTGGAGCTCTCCGGCATCCCGTACGTCGGCTCGGGCGTCCTCGCCTCGGCCGTCGGCCAGGACAAGGAGTACATGAAGCGGGTCTTCACCTCCTTCGGCCTCCCCGTCGGCCCGTACGTGACCATCCGCCCGCGCGAGTGGGAAGCCGACCGGGACGCCGCCAAGGCGCGGATCCTGGACTTCGCCGGCGAGCACGGCTGGCCGCTCTTCATCAAGCCCGCCCGGGCCGGCTCCTCCATCGGCATCACCAAGGTCGACGAGGTCTCCGGCCTCGACGAGGCGATCCGCGAGGCCCACCGCCACGACCCGAAGATCATCGTGGAGGCGCTGCTGCGCGGCCGCGAGATCGAGTGCGGGGTGCTGGAGTTCGATGACGGGCCGCGCGCGAGCATGCCCGCCGAGATCCCGCCGGTCTCCAGCCACGACTTCTACGACTTCGAGGCGAAGTACATCGACTCCGCCTCCGGGATCGTGCCCGCTCCGCTCACCCCGGAGCAGACCGCCGAGGTGCAGCGGCTCGCGATCGAGGCGTTCGACGCCGCGTCCTGCGAGGGCCTGGTGCGCGCCGACTTCTTCCTCACCGAGGACGGCACCTTCGTCATCAACGAGATCAACACCATGCCGGGCTTCACCCCGATCTCCATGTACCCGCGGATGTGGCAGGAGTCGGGCATCGAGTACCCCGAGCTGGTGGACCGCCTGATCCAGGCGGCCCTGCGCCGCTCCACCGGGCTGCGCTAG
- a CDS encoding NAD(P)H-dependent glycerol-3-phosphate dehydrogenase, producing MTRPVKAAVFGTGSWGTAFGMVLADAGCEVTLWGRRREVVDAINTGRTNPDYFPDVELPANMRATTDPAEAAAGADFAVLAIPSQTLRGNLAEWAPLLPADAVLVSLMKGIELGSAKRMSEVIEEVAKVPAERVAVVTGPNLAREIAARQPAAAVVACSDEAVAQRLQAACHTPYFRPYTSTDVIGCELGGAVKNVIGLAVGIADGMGLGDNTKGSLITRGLAEATRLGLAMGADPLTFSGLAGLGDLVATCSSPLSRNHTFGTNLGRGMTLEETIAVTKQTAEGVKSCQSVADLARRHGVDMPITDTVVDIVHHGKPPLVALKELMGRSAKPERR from the coding sequence GTGACACGTCCCGTGAAGGCAGCCGTCTTCGGAACCGGCTCCTGGGGCACGGCCTTCGGCATGGTGCTCGCCGACGCAGGCTGCGAGGTGACCCTGTGGGGCCGCCGCCGCGAGGTCGTCGACGCCATCAACACCGGCCGGACCAACCCGGACTACTTCCCGGACGTCGAACTCCCCGCGAACATGCGCGCCACCACCGACCCGGCCGAGGCCGCGGCCGGCGCCGATTTCGCGGTCCTCGCCATCCCCTCCCAGACCCTGCGCGGCAACCTCGCCGAATGGGCCCCGCTGCTGCCCGCCGACGCCGTGCTCGTCTCCCTGATGAAGGGCATCGAGCTCGGCAGCGCCAAGCGCATGAGCGAGGTCATCGAGGAGGTGGCCAAGGTCCCCGCCGAGCGCGTCGCCGTCGTCACCGGCCCCAACCTGGCCCGTGAGATCGCCGCCCGCCAGCCGGCCGCCGCCGTCGTCGCCTGCTCCGACGAGGCCGTCGCGCAGCGCCTCCAGGCGGCTTGCCACACCCCGTACTTCCGCCCGTACACGAGCACCGACGTCATCGGCTGCGAGCTGGGCGGCGCCGTCAAGAACGTCATCGGCCTCGCCGTCGGCATCGCGGACGGCATGGGCCTGGGCGACAACACCAAGGGCTCGCTCATCACCCGCGGCCTCGCCGAAGCGACCCGGCTGGGCCTGGCGATGGGCGCCGACCCGCTCACCTTCTCCGGTCTCGCGGGCCTCGGCGACCTCGTCGCCACCTGCTCCTCGCCGCTCTCGCGGAACCACACCTTCGGCACCAACCTCGGCCGCGGAATGACCCTCGAGGAGACCATCGCGGTCACCAAGCAGACCGCCGAGGGGGTCAAGTCCTGCCAGTCGGTGGCCGATCTGGCCCGCCGCCACGGGGTGGACATGCCGATCACCGACACGGTCGTCGACATCGTCCACCACGGCAAGCCCCCGCTGGTCGCTCTCAAGGAGCTGATGGGACGCAGCGCCAAACCGGAACGCCGCTGA
- a CDS encoding lysophospholipid acyltransferase family protein — translation MSRRRIGFWYRLAAVIAKPPLVVLFKRDWRGMDHIPADGGFITAVNHNSYLDPLSYAHFQYNTGRVPRLLAKAALFKVPIVGAILHGSGQIPVYRETTNALDAFRAAVDAIERGECVAFYPEGTLTRDPDMWPMAGKTGAARVALMTRAPVIPVAQWGANLAMPPYAKEDKVRLFPRKTLQVLAGPPVDLSEFYDREPTPEVLKAATETIMEAITGLLEELRGEKAPEQPYDHRRARAEQRHKAAGEDQK, via the coding sequence GTGTCCCGCCGCAGAATCGGCTTCTGGTACCGCCTGGCGGCGGTCATCGCAAAACCGCCGCTGGTGGTGCTCTTCAAGCGGGACTGGCGGGGAATGGATCACATTCCGGCCGACGGCGGGTTTATCACGGCCGTCAATCACAACTCGTATCTGGACCCGCTCTCCTACGCGCACTTCCAGTACAACACCGGCCGGGTGCCCCGATTGCTCGCGAAGGCGGCCCTCTTCAAGGTCCCCATTGTCGGCGCGATCCTGCACGGATCCGGCCAGATCCCGGTCTACCGCGAGACCACCAACGCCCTGGACGCATTCCGGGCCGCCGTGGACGCGATCGAGCGCGGCGAATGCGTGGCCTTTTATCCGGAAGGCACCCTCACCCGCGATCCGGACATGTGGCCGATGGCCGGCAAGACCGGCGCGGCCCGGGTCGCGCTGATGACCAGGGCGCCGGTCATTCCGGTGGCCCAGTGGGGCGCGAATCTCGCGATGCCGCCCTACGCCAAGGAGGACAAGGTGCGGCTGTTCCCGCGCAAGACCCTCCAGGTCCTCGCCGGACCTCCCGTGGACCTCTCCGAGTTCTACGACCGGGAGCCCACCCCGGAGGTGCTCAAGGCCGCCACCGAGACGATCATGGAGGCCATCACCGGGCTGCTGGAGGAGCTGCGCGGCGAGAAGGCGCCCGAGCAGCCGTACGACCATCGCAGGGCCAGGGCGGAACAGCGGCACAAGGCCGCGGGGGAGGACCAGAAGTGA
- a CDS encoding HU family DNA-binding protein: MNKAQLVEAIADKLGGRQQAADAVDAVLDAMVRAVVAGDRVSVTGFGSFEKVDRPARYARNPQTGERVRVKKTSVPRFRAGQGFKDLVAGTKKLPKGGEVSVKKAPKGSLSGGASATVKKAVAKKATTAKKAAAKTTVAKKTTAKKVATAKKVVAKTAAAKKTTTAVKKTTAAAKKTATAAKKTTTTAKKTAPAAKKATAKTTAPAKKTTARKTTAKKTTARKK; this comes from the coding sequence GTGAACAAGGCGCAGCTCGTAGAAGCGATTGCCGACAAGCTGGGCGGCCGCCAGCAGGCCGCGGACGCTGTCGACGCGGTACTGGACGCGATGGTCCGCGCTGTGGTCGCGGGCGACCGGGTCTCGGTCACGGGCTTCGGCTCGTTCGAGAAGGTCGACCGCCCGGCCCGCTACGCCCGCAACCCGCAGACGGGTGAGCGCGTCCGGGTCAAGAAGACCTCGGTTCCCCGCTTCCGCGCGGGCCAGGGCTTCAAGGACCTGGTCGCGGGCACCAAGAAGCTGCCCAAGGGCGGCGAGGTGTCGGTGAAGAAGGCTCCCAAGGGCAGCCTCTCCGGCGGAGCTTCCGCGACGGTCAAGAAGGCCGTGGCCAAGAAGGCCACCACCGCCAAGAAGGCGGCGGCGAAGACCACGGTCGCCAAGAAGACCACTGCGAAGAAGGTCGCCACCGCCAAGAAGGTGGTCGCCAAGACCGCCGCGGCGAAGAAGACCACGACGGCGGTGAAGAAGACCACTGCCGCGGCGAAGAAGACCGCGACGGCGGCGAAGAAGACCACCACCACCGCCAAGAAGACGGCTCCGGCGGCCAAGAAGGCCACCGCGAAGACCACGGCGCCCGCCAAGAAGACGACGGCGCGCAAGACCACCGCGAAGAAGACCACGGCCCGCAAGAAGTAA
- the leuD gene encoding 3-isopropylmalate dehydratase small subunit yields the protein MEAFTTHTGRAVPLRRSNVDTDQIIPAHWLKKITRDGFEDGLFEAWRKDPEFITNRPERQGATVLIAGPDFGTGSSREHAVWALQNFGFKTVISPRFADIFRGNSLKNGLLTVVLPQETVDRLWELTEADPTAEVTVDLVARQVRAAGIEAEFELDDNARWRLLEGLDDISLTLQNEADIATYETTRPSFKPRTIQA from the coding sequence ATGGAAGCCTTCACCACCCACACCGGCCGGGCCGTCCCGCTGCGCCGCTCCAACGTCGACACCGACCAGATCATCCCGGCCCACTGGCTCAAGAAGATCACCCGTGACGGATTCGAAGACGGCCTCTTCGAGGCCTGGCGCAAAGACCCCGAGTTCATCACGAACCGCCCCGAGCGCCAGGGCGCCACCGTGCTGATCGCCGGTCCCGACTTCGGCACCGGCTCCTCACGCGAACACGCCGTCTGGGCCCTGCAGAACTTCGGCTTCAAGACCGTCATCTCCCCCCGCTTCGCCGACATCTTCCGCGGCAACTCGCTGAAGAACGGCCTGCTCACCGTGGTCCTGCCCCAGGAAACCGTCGACCGGCTGTGGGAGCTGACCGAGGCCGACCCGACCGCCGAGGTGACGGTCGACCTCGTCGCCCGCCAGGTCCGCGCGGCGGGAATCGAGGCCGAGTTCGAACTCGACGACAACGCCCGCTGGCGCCTCCTCGAAGGCCTGGACGACATCTCGCTCACCCTTCAGAACGAAGCGGACATCGCCACCTACGAAACCACCCGACCCAGCTTCAAGCCACGCACGATTCAGGCCTGA
- the leuC gene encoding 3-isopropylmalate dehydratase large subunit, with amino-acid sequence MGRTLAEKVWDDHVVRRAEGEPDLLFIDLHLLHEVTSPQAFEGLRQAGRKVRRLDLTIATEDHNTPTLDIDKPIADPVSRAQLETLRRNCAESGVRLHSLGDVEQGVVHVVGPQLGLTQPGTTVVCGDSHTSTHGAFGALAFGIGTSQVEHVLATQTLPLARPKTMAITVTGELADGVTAKDLILAIIAKIGTGGGQGYILEYRGAAIEKLSMEARMTICNMSIEAGARAGMIAPDQTTFDYLKGRDHAPTGADWDAAVGYWQTLRTDEDAVFDAEVVIDGATLSPFVTWGTNPGQGAPLSANVPDPASYEDASERHAAEKALEYMGLTAGQPLREIKVDTVFVGSCTNGRIEDLRAVASIVEGRKVADGVRMLVVPGSVRVALQAMEEGLDKVFTEAGAEWRHAGCSMCLGMNPDQLAPGERSASTSNRNFEGRQGKGGRTHLVSPQVAAATAVLGHLASPADLSDATATAGV; translated from the coding sequence ATGGGTAGGACACTCGCGGAGAAGGTCTGGGACGACCATGTCGTCCGGCGCGCCGAGGGCGAGCCCGACCTCCTCTTCATCGATCTGCACCTGCTGCACGAGGTGACCAGCCCCCAGGCCTTCGAGGGTCTGCGGCAGGCCGGCCGCAAGGTCCGGCGGCTCGATCTCACCATCGCCACCGAGGACCACAACACCCCCACCCTCGACATCGACAAGCCGATCGCGGACCCGGTCTCCCGGGCCCAGCTGGAGACGCTGCGCAGGAACTGCGCGGAGTCCGGTGTGCGCCTGCATTCCCTGGGTGATGTCGAGCAGGGCGTCGTCCACGTGGTGGGACCGCAGCTGGGCCTGACCCAGCCGGGCACCACCGTGGTCTGCGGTGACTCCCACACCTCCACCCACGGTGCTTTCGGTGCGCTGGCCTTCGGTATCGGCACCAGCCAGGTCGAGCACGTGCTGGCCACCCAGACGCTGCCGCTGGCCCGCCCCAAGACGATGGCGATCACCGTCACCGGCGAGCTGGCCGACGGCGTCACCGCCAAGGACCTGATCCTGGCGATCATCGCGAAGATCGGCACGGGCGGCGGCCAGGGCTACATCCTGGAATACCGCGGTGCGGCCATCGAGAAACTCTCGATGGAAGCCCGCATGACCATCTGCAACATGTCGATCGAGGCCGGCGCCCGCGCGGGCATGATCGCCCCCGACCAGACCACCTTCGACTACCTCAAGGGCCGCGACCACGCCCCGACGGGTGCGGACTGGGACGCGGCGGTCGGCTACTGGCAGACCCTGCGCACCGATGAGGATGCGGTCTTCGACGCCGAGGTCGTCATCGACGGCGCCACGCTGTCGCCGTTCGTCACCTGGGGCACGAACCCGGGCCAGGGCGCGCCCCTGTCCGCGAACGTCCCCGATCCTGCTTCGTACGAGGACGCATCCGAGCGCCACGCCGCCGAAAAGGCCCTGGAGTACATGGGGTTGACGGCCGGGCAGCCGCTGCGCGAGATCAAGGTCGACACCGTCTTCGTCGGCTCCTGCACCAACGGCCGCATCGAGGACCTGCGCGCCGTCGCCTCCATCGTCGAGGGCCGCAAAGTCGCCGACGGCGTACGGATGCTGGTCGTCCCCGGCTCCGTCCGCGTCGCCCTCCAAGCCATGGAGGAGGGCCTGGACAAGGTCTTCACCGAGGCCGGCGCCGAATGGCGGCACGCGGGCTGCTCGATGTGCCTGGGCATGAACCCCGACCAACTGGCCCCCGGCGAGCGCTCCGCATCCACCTCCAACCGCAACTTCGAGGGCCGCCAGGGCAAGGGCGGACGGACCCACCTGGTCTCCCCGCAGGTGGCCGCCGCCACCGCGGTGCTGGGCCATCTGGCCTCGCCCGCCGACCTGTCCGACGCCACCGCGACCGCCGGAGTCTGA